One segment of Sphaerodactylus townsendi isolate TG3544 linkage group LG17, MPM_Stown_v2.3, whole genome shotgun sequence DNA contains the following:
- the LARP6 gene encoding la-related protein 6, translated as MEEVELAAGGGPVEIRVAAAEEDEGDPDDEEGAEEEARPSLLGGGSCSEDDSGRGCCGKSSGGENGEDNSVHSWTPPDHDLISKLVAQIEYYFSDENLEKDAFLLKHVRRNKMGYVSVKLLTSFKKVKHLTRDWRTTAHALKYSEILELNEDNRKVRRNTPIPVFPSENLPSKMLLIYDIQPAPDRHPEDERQENGCLQEKTMENLLKAFVKFGIISSVRILKPGRDLPPDIKRFSGRYSQVGTKECAIVEFEEVDAAIKAHEAMCLLDRETDMKVLLIGMKPPKKKVQKDKTREEDPGKGLAKTRSLNKRVEELQFTGDESSANSSSEPESDPMSPVAGRRSSASNKLSPTAYQNNHLSPNVSPRSSPWNSPSSLRKVSRISPLAEDNRLCLSTSPEMLRRCSDYSSDSSVTPSSSPWVQRRRQAQTLTQEKSPVGSPMLSPKIQNAARLPMGVLRLPRGPDGTRGFHSGCERNKHAKNE; from the exons ATGGAGGAGGTCGAGCTGGCGGCGGGCGGCGGCCCCGTGGAGATCCGAGTGGCGGCGGCCGAGGAGGACGAGGGAGACCCGGACGACGAGGAGGGCGCCGAGGAGGAGGCGCGCCCCAGCCTGCTGGGCGGCGGCAGCTGCAGCGAAGACGATTCCGGCCGCGGCTGCTGCGGGAAATCCAG CGGTGGGGAAAACGGAGAAGACAACTCTGTCCACAGCTGGACGCCCCCTGACCACGACCTGATCTCGAAGCTGGTGGCCCAAATTGAGTATTACTTCTCAGACGAAAACCTGGAGAAAGACGCCTTCCTCCTGAAGCACGTCCGGAGGAACAAGATGGGATACGTCAGTGTGAAGCTCCTGACGTCTTTCAAAAAG GTAAAGCACTTGACCCGTGACTGGAGAACAACAGCTCACGCCCTGAAATACTCTGAGATCTTGGAGCTGAACGAGGACAACAGAAAAGTTCGAAGGAACACTCCGATCCCGGTCTTTCCCAGCGAGAACCTCCCCAGCAAAATGCTGCTCATCTACGACATCCAACCGGCTCCCGATCGCCATCCGGAGGACGAAAGGCAGGAGAACGGATGTCTTCAGGAGAAGACGATGGAGAACCTTCTGAAAGCGTTCGTCAAATTTGGGATCATCTCCTCAGTCCGCATCCTCAAGCCCGGAAGGGACCTCCCGCCAGACATCAAGAGGTTTAGCGGCCGATACAGCCAAGTCGGAACGAAGGAGTGCGCCATCGTCGAGTTCGAAGAGGTGGACGCCGCCATAAAAGCCCACGAGGCGATGTGTCTCCTGGATCGCGAAACGGACATGAAGGTGCTCCTCATCGGGATGAAGCCACCCAAGAAGAAAGTTCAGAAGGACAAGACCCGCGAGGAAGACCCCGGCAAGGGTCTCGCCAAAACGCGGTCGCTGAACAAGAGAGTGGAAGAACTTCAGTTCACCGGCGACGAATCTTCAGCCAACAGCTCCTCCGAACCGGAGAGCGACCCGATGTCTCCCGTGGCGGGTCGTAGAAGCAGTGCCTCGAACAAGTTGAGCCCCACCGCCTACCAGAACAACCACCTCAGCCCAAACGTCTCACCGAGGTCGAGCCCCTGGAACAGCCCCTCGTCCTTGCGGAAAGTTTCCAGGATCTCTCCCCTGGCCGAAGACAACAGACTCTGCCTCAGCACCAGTCCCGAGATGTTGAGGAGGTGTTCGGATTATTCTTCGGACAGCAGCGTCACCCCGTCCAGCAGTCCGTGGGTTCAACGGAGGCGTCAAGCTCAGACTTTGACCCAAGAGAAAAGCCCAGTGGGCAGCCCAATGCTCAGCCCCAAAATACAGAACGCGGCCCGACTACCAATGGGGGTCTTGCGTTTACCGAGAGGTCCAGATGGTACCAGGGGGTTCCACAGTGGCTGCGAGAGGAACAAACACGCCAAGAACGAATAG
- the LOC125446167 gene encoding adenosine deaminase-like protein, producing the protein MDEARRFFLQLPKAELHAHLNGSISSETMKKLMALKPDLWVHDGMTVIDKGQKRSLEECFEMFQIIHQVTNRTEDILMVTKDVIREFAADGVKYLELRSTPREEQTTGMTKQCDVEAVMKVHTSSARKKPVDIDVRFLISVDRRGGPAVAKETVKLAEEFLLSTDGVVVGLDLSGNPTAGHGKDFLEPLLEAKNRGLRLALHLSEDERDQTPPGPASWPSRDAAPFFIRPPACLRTRSTPRRDNIDVPLKLCVTSNLKGQTVPSIELHHFGFWYNTGHPVVLCTDDKGVFATDLSREYQLVAETFQLSREQVWHLSYHAIDYVFAGARTKAELKEKWNKLKPSLLSQDAFP; encoded by the exons ATGGACGAGGCGCGCCGCTTCTTCCTGCAGCTGCCCAAAGCG GAACTCCATGCCCACTTGAATGGCTCTATCAGTTCAGAGACGATGAAGAAATTAATGGCGCTGAAGCCGGATCTTTGGGTTCATGATGGGATGACCGTGATAGACAAGGGCCAGAAAAGGAGCTTGGAAGA ATGCTTTGAGATGTTCCAGATCATCCATCAAGTGACCAACAGGACAGAAGATATATTGATG GTAACCAAGGATGTTATTCGGGAGTTTGCTGCAGATGGCGTCAAATACCTGGAGTTAAGGAGTACACCCAGAGAGGAACAAACCACAGGTA TGACCAAGCAGTGCGACGTGGAAGCTGTCATGAAGGTGCATACAAGCAGTGCAAGGAAGAAGCCAGTGGATATAGATGTTAG ATTTCTAATCTCAGTGGATCGAAGAGGGGGACCGGCTGTCGCCAAGGAGACCGTGAAACTGGCGGAGGAGTTTTTGCTGTCCACGGATGGTGTGGTGGTAGGGCTGGACCTCAGTGGAAATCCGACa GCAGGACACGGCAAGGATTTTTTGGAACCCCTCTTGGAAGCCAAGAACAGGGGCCTGCGGCTGGCTTTGCACCTGTCGGAG GACGAAAGAGACCAAACTCCTCCTGGGCCTGCCTCCTGGCCTAGTCGAGACGCGGCACCTTTCTTCATTCGCCCGCCGGCGTGCCTGAGAACTCGTTCAACTCCTCGTCGAGACAACATCGATGTTCCTCTTA AACTCTGCGTGACCTCAAATCTCAAAGGGCAGACCGTGCCTTCGATTGAGCTCCACCATTTCGGATTCTGGTACAACACGGGGCATCCGGTCGTGCTTTGC ACGGACGATAAAGGTGTGTTTGCGACCGACTTGTCTCGGGAGTACCAGCTGGTTGCCGAGACGTTTCAGCTGTCCCGAGAACAGGTGTGGCATCTCTCGTACCATGCCATCGACTACGTTTTTGCTGGCGCCCGTACCAAGGCTGAGCTGAAGGAAAAGTGGAACAAACTGAAACCATCTCTGCTAAGTCAGGACGCTTTCCCGTGA